Genomic segment of Syntrophorhabdales bacterium:
TGCCATGAAGGCGACCTGGTAGCCGCCATCCAGCGCAACGCATGCCGCAGCAACTGCACAGACTGTCTTCCCGCACCCCACATCCCCCTGGAGCAGTCGGTTCATGGGCTGAGGCCTTTTCATGTCCAGGGTAATCTCTTCCAGCACCCTGTCTTGTGCCGAGGTCAGCAAAAAGGAAAGATTGCCCTTAAAGAGGTTAAACAGAGGGCCTCCGCCCGTCACGCTGATGCCCTTTTCCCTTTTCATCTGCCGGCCTTTGAGGAGAAGGGCTGTCTGGAACAGAAAGAACTCTTCAGTGATAAGGCGTTTGCGGAACTCTTCTTGCGAGCGTTCGTTAAGGATTGTCTCATCTGGAAAATGAAGGGCGGCAAAGGCTTCGCGGAGGCCGGGCAGCGCTGCTTCTTTCTCGATGACAGAAGGAATGGAGCTATGCACCCGGGACCCGTACTCGTCAAAAGCCTCCCTGATAATTCGTCTCAGCGTTCCCTGTTTGAGTCCTTCAATCTGAGGATAGATGGGCAGCACTCCCTGCCGCTCGCCGAGATCATTTTCATCTTCCACGAGAAAAACGTCAGGATGCACCATTTCCAGCGTCTCGCCGTAACGCCTGACATCACCTGTTACCAGGAGGAGTGAACCTTTTCTACACAATGTCCGAAGGTACTGCCGGATAAAATGAAACCACTTCAACGTTATGCTGCCGGTGCCGTCATCAAGCAGAGCCGTGCGCAATCGCCTGCGGGAAGCTTTAGAGAAATGTTCCTTGGATGCCACCACTTTCCCGAGAAGCGTTGCCCGCTCACCTTCCCTGACGGATCCAATCTCCCTAACCAGTCTTCTGTCTTCATAGCGAGCAGGGCAGAAGTAGAACAAATCTTCCACGCAATGTATGCCCCGTTTTTGAAACATCTCGATAACTTTGGGCCCTACGCCTTTGACGTGACCAATAGACGTTCGACCGGCTGGGGGGGTGCCTATTTCCATTGCGGCGATTTTATATTACAATACAGATGTAGTCAACGCACAGTTGGAACTAGACAAAGCCCATCAATAGATTTCTGCAGACCCGTGGAAATCTATCTAGCGAGCACGGCGAGCGGGAGGGACCGGCTCCGACGGCGGGGAACCCGCTTGCGTGTGCGGTGGAGGGGGCAACACAAGCCCCATGTATATGGAAACTCTCAAACAGGTGACGGTAGACGGGATTCAGCTTCGCGTTGTGCGAGGAGACCTCACTGAGTGCCGCGTCGACGCGATTGTCAATGCCGCCAATTCACGGCTCCAGCACGGCGGAGGAGTGGCCGGTGCCATCGTGAGAAAAGGCGGGAAGGTCATTCAGGAAGAGAGCAATAAGGTGGGCTTTGTTCCTGTGGGTAAAGCGGCCATAACAGGCGCCGGCAATCTGAAGGCTCGCTTCGTCATTCATGCCGTGGGTCCCATGTGGGGCGAAGGTGACGAGGTCTTCAAGCTCAGGTCAGCAGTACGTAGTTCGCTGAAGCTGGCTACAGACCGGGGTTTCGAAAGCCTTGCTATGCCCGCCATCAGCGCTGGTATTTTCGGTTTTCCCAAAGCGGAATGCGCCCGTATCATCGTCAGCGAGATTGTCTCTTTCACCGCGTCAGAAAAAACCACTCTCAAAGAGATCATTGTTTGCCTCATGGACGCAGAGATCATCACTTTTTTCGAAAATGAACTTGAAAACATAGGGCAGGGAAAATAACATGTGTGGCATCTTCGGTATTTTCAATCACAGCGAAGCTTCAAATATCGCATATCTCGGACTGCATTCCCTTCAGCATCGCGGCCAGGAGAGCGCTGGAATAGTCAGTTCTGACGGCTACAACATTTATTCACACAAGGAAATGGGGCTCGTTTCTGACATTTTCGATGAATCGACGCTTGAGAAACTCAGGGGAAACTCGGCTATAGGCCACGTGAGGTACTCCACAGCGGGGTCGAGCGACATCAAGAATGCACAGCCATTTGTTGTCGAGTACGCGAAGGGACCACTCGCGGTCGCACACAACGGGAACCTCACCAATGCCAAGATCATCAGAGATGAACTTCAGAATTACGGTTCCATCTTCCAGTCCAACATGGACACGGAAGTAATCGTCCACCTCGTAGCTCTGTCGCACGAGAACTCAACCCTGGAACGCCTTATCAGTGCGCTCCGCCGCACAGAGGGCTCTTATTCGCTGCTGGTTCTTACCGAGAAAGAGATGATCGCCGTGAGGGATCCGTACGGATTTCGGCCGCTCGTTCTCGGGAAATTGAAAGATTCCTTTGTGGTGGCGAGTGAGTCCTGCGCCTTTGACCTCGTGGAAGCCAACTACCTCAGGGAAATAGAGCCCGGCGAGATTCTCCACATCACCAAAGAGGGTGGCGCGCGGTCTATTAAACCTTTCAAAAAGGCGCCGCCGAATTTCTGCATCTTCGAATACATCTACTTTGCCAGACCTGACAGTGATGTGTTTGGAAGAACGGTCTACGGCGTAAGAAAAGCTTTCGGGAGGGAACTGGCGAGAGAAAACCCGATTGATGCCGATATGGTGATACCGATACCCGATTCCGGCATCAGCGCTGCCATAGGCTATTCCCAGGAAGCCGGCATACCCTTCGAGATGGGGTTGATCAGAAATCATTACGTGGGAAGAACTTTCATTGAGCCTAAAGACTCCATACGCCACTTCGGCGTCAAGCTGAAGCTCAACGCAGATCACGAGACCGTGAGAGGCAAGAAGATCGTGATGGTAGACGATTCCATC
This window contains:
- the purF gene encoding amidophosphoribosyltransferase encodes the protein MCGIFGIFNHSEASNIAYLGLHSLQHRGQESAGIVSSDGYNIYSHKEMGLVSDIFDESTLEKLRGNSAIGHVRYSTAGSSDIKNAQPFVVEYAKGPLAVAHNGNLTNAKIIRDELQNYGSIFQSNMDTEVIVHLVALSHENSTLERLISALRRTEGSYSLLVLTEKEMIAVRDPYGFRPLVLGKLKDSFVVASESCAFDLVEANYLREIEPGEILHITKEGGARSIKPFKKAPPNFCIFEYIYFARPDSDVFGRTVYGVRKAFGRELARENPIDADMVIPIPDSGISAAIGYSQEAGIPFEMGLIRNHYVGRTFIEPKDSIRHFGVKLKLNADHETVRGKKIVMVDDSIVRATTGRKIVKMLRQQGAKEIHFRVTSPPYRFPCFYGIDTPSRRELIASSHEVAEINTYMTTDSLSYLSIDGLKRAIGNGADSFSYNFCDACFSGHYPLRFPWGMELEQMELFVQDKK
- a CDS encoding macro domain-containing protein — encoded protein: MYMETLKQVTVDGIQLRVVRGDLTECRVDAIVNAANSRLQHGGGVAGAIVRKGGKVIQEESNKVGFVPVGKAAITGAGNLKARFVIHAVGPMWGEGDEVFKLRSAVRSSLKLATDRGFESLAMPAISAGIFGFPKAECARIIVSEIVSFTASEKTTLKEIIVCLMDAEIITFFENELENIGQGK